The following proteins come from a genomic window of Pseudomonas syringae:
- the mpl gene encoding UDP-N-acetylmuramate:L-alanyl-gamma-D-glutamyl-meso-diaminopimelate ligase, which yields MHIHILGICGTFMGSLAVLAKELGHRVTGSDANVYPPMSTQLEAQGIELTQGYDPVQLIPAPDLVVVGNALSRGNPAVEYVLNNGLPYVSGPQWLADHVLQGRWVLAVAGTHGKTTTSSMLAWVLEHAGMSPGFLIGGIPQNFAVSARLGETPFFVVEADEYDSAFFDKRSKFVHYRPRTAILNNLEFDHADIFPDLPAIERQFHHLVRTIPSEGLVIHPTTEPALTRVIEMGCWTPVQTTGQGGQWQARLLSEDGSHFEVLFEGELQGAVEWDMTGQHNVANALATLAAARHVGVVPLLGVQALSAFKSVKRRMEKVADVRGITIYDDFAHHPTAIATTLEGLRKKVGDAPIIAVIEPRSNSMKLGAHRDGLPESVNHADQVVWYAPPNLGWDLAATVAGGSVPSKVCDSLEAIIAHVQHLAQPGTHIVIMSNGGFGGLHGKLAEALK from the coding sequence ATGCATATTCATATCCTTGGTATCTGCGGCACGTTCATGGGTTCGCTGGCGGTGCTGGCCAAAGAGTTGGGGCACCGGGTTACCGGGTCTGACGCCAATGTCTATCCACCGATGAGCACCCAGCTTGAAGCCCAGGGCATCGAGCTGACCCAAGGCTACGACCCTGTGCAGCTGATCCCCGCTCCGGACCTGGTCGTGGTCGGCAACGCGTTGTCGCGTGGTAACCCGGCAGTTGAATACGTCCTGAATAATGGTTTGCCGTATGTGTCTGGCCCGCAATGGCTGGCAGATCACGTGCTGCAAGGTCGCTGGGTATTGGCGGTGGCCGGTACGCATGGCAAGACCACCACCAGCAGCATGCTGGCCTGGGTGCTCGAACACGCGGGCATGAGCCCCGGTTTTCTGATCGGCGGTATTCCGCAGAACTTCGCGGTGTCGGCGCGTCTGGGCGAAACCCCGTTTTTCGTGGTGGAAGCCGACGAATATGACAGCGCCTTCTTCGACAAACGCTCGAAGTTCGTCCATTACCGCCCCCGCACTGCGATCCTCAATAACCTTGAGTTCGATCACGCCGATATCTTTCCCGATCTGCCAGCCATCGAGCGCCAGTTTCACCATTTGGTGCGCACCATCCCGAGTGAAGGTCTGGTGATCCACCCGACCACCGAGCCTGCGCTGACCCGTGTGATCGAAATGGGCTGCTGGACGCCGGTGCAGACCACCGGCCAGGGCGGCCAGTGGCAGGCGCGGCTGTTGAGCGAAGACGGTTCGCACTTTGAAGTGCTGTTCGAGGGCGAGCTGCAAGGTGCGGTCGAATGGGACATGACCGGCCAGCACAACGTCGCCAACGCACTGGCCACCCTTGCTGCGGCGCGCCATGTTGGCGTCGTGCCGTTGCTGGGCGTACAGGCTTTGAGTGCTTTCAAGAGCGTCAAGCGGCGTATGGAAAAGGTCGCTGATGTGCGCGGCATCACCATTTATGATGATTTTGCTCACCACCCGACGGCGATCGCCACCACGCTTGAAGGCCTGCGCAAGAAGGTCGGAGATGCGCCGATCATTGCCGTGATCGAGCCGCGTTCCAATTCGATGAAGCTCGGCGCGCACCGCGACGGCTTGCCGGAGAGCGTGAACCACGCCGATCAGGTGGTCTGGTACGCGCCGCCCAATCTGGGCTGGGACCTTGCCGCAACCGTGGCCGGAGGTTCAGTGCCGTCAAAGGTGTGCGACTCGCTTGAGGCGATCATCGCCCATGTTCAGCACCTGGCGCAGCCCGGCACCCACATTGTCATCATGAGCAACGGCGGCTTCGGCGGCCTGCACGGCAAACTGGCTGAGGCGCTGAAATGA
- the ubiX gene encoding flavin prenyltransferase UbiX, which produces MSGPDRVTVAMTGASGAQYGLRLLDCLVREEREVHFLISKAAQLVMATETDVRLPPKAMMMQAFLTEYTGASAGQIRVYGRDDWMSPVASGSGSPSAMVVVPCSTGSLSAIATGACNNLIERAADVTLKERRQLILVPREAPFSSIHLENMLKLSNMGAVILPASPGFYHQPQTIDDLVDFVVARILNLLNIPQDMLPRWGEHHIGGDE; this is translated from the coding sequence ATGAGTGGTCCGGATCGCGTTACAGTCGCCATGACCGGTGCCTCAGGCGCGCAATATGGTCTGCGCTTGCTGGATTGTCTGGTGCGTGAAGAGCGCGAAGTACACTTCCTGATTTCCAAGGCTGCGCAATTGGTGATGGCCACCGAAACCGACGTGCGCTTGCCGCCCAAGGCGATGATGATGCAGGCGTTCCTGACCGAATACACCGGTGCGTCGGCCGGGCAGATTCGCGTCTATGGCCGCGATGACTGGATGTCGCCGGTGGCCTCGGGCTCGGGCTCGCCCAGTGCGATGGTGGTGGTGCCGTGTTCCACCGGTTCGCTGTCGGCGATTGCCACAGGGGCCTGCAACAACCTGATCGAACGCGCTGCCGACGTGACGCTGAAGGAGCGTCGCCAGTTGATTCTGGTGCCTCGCGAGGCGCCGTTTTCCAGCATCCATCTGGAGAACATGCTCAAGCTATCGAACATGGGCGCAGTGATTCTGCCGGCGTCTCCCGGCTTTTATCATCAACCGCAGACCATCGATGATCTGGTGGATTTTGTGGTCGCGCGGATTCTCAATCTGTTGAACATCCCTCAGGACATGCTGCCGCGTTGGGGCGAGCACCACATTGGCGGCGATGAATAA
- a CDS encoding YceK/YidQ family lipoprotein yields the protein MNKLILIALALVITGCATARTLNAAKPGAPVVYAGTRLNMYALQGGCCAIDRFGAEAPGCPGLDLPGSALLDTLLLPLSLLTAAGVGVRATGGL from the coding sequence ATGAATAAGCTGATTCTGATAGCGCTGGCGCTGGTCATCACCGGCTGCGCGACCGCTCGCACGCTTAATGCGGCCAAACCCGGTGCGCCAGTGGTGTATGCCGGTACGCGGCTGAATATGTATGCGTTGCAGGGCGGTTGCTGTGCGATAGACCGTTTCGGTGCCGAAGCGCCAGGCTGTCCGGGCCTGGACCTGCCGGGCAGCGCGCTGCTCGACACGCTGTTGCTGCCACTGTCGTTGCTGACGGCAGCGGGGGTGGGGGTTCGGGCTACGGGCGGGCTTTAG
- a CDS encoding NAD(P)H-binding protein, whose product MYLTPQHILLAGATGLTGEHLLDRLLNEPTVSRVLAPTRRPLAEHPHLENPIGDLLTLLPTLDGRVDIAFCCLGTTIKQAGSQDAFKAVDLDMVIAFAHRARELGARHLLVISAIGADPKSSTFYNRIKGEMEQALRAQGWPQLTIARPSLLVGSRSETRWVEQLAAPIAKLIPGKYGAIEACQLARAMWRLALEEQNGERIVESDELRKLGK is encoded by the coding sequence ATGTACTTGACGCCGCAACACATCCTGCTTGCAGGAGCCACAGGCCTCACCGGCGAACATTTGCTTGACCGCCTGCTCAACGAGCCGACCGTCAGCCGCGTGCTGGCTCCGACCCGCAGGCCACTGGCAGAACACCCGCACCTTGAAAACCCGATCGGCGACTTGCTCACCCTGCTGCCAACACTCGATGGCCGCGTGGACATCGCGTTCTGCTGCCTGGGCACGACGATCAAGCAAGCCGGTTCGCAGGACGCGTTCAAGGCCGTCGATCTGGACATGGTCATCGCGTTCGCACACCGTGCCCGCGAACTGGGCGCTCGCCATTTGCTGGTGATCAGCGCGATTGGCGCAGACCCCAAGTCCAGCACCTTCTACAACCGCATCAAAGGCGAAATGGAACAGGCGCTACGGGCGCAAGGCTGGCCACAACTGACCATCGCCCGCCCCTCCCTGCTGGTCGGCAGCCGCAGCGAAACCCGTTGGGTCGAACAGCTTGCCGCGCCTATCGCCAAGCTGATCCCCGGCAAATACGGCGCCATCGAAGCCTGCCAGCTGGCCCGCGCCATGTGGCGTCTGGCACTGGAAGAGCAGAACGGCGAACGGATTGTCGAGTCGGATGAGCTGCGTAAGCTGGGCAAATAG
- a CDS encoding C13 family peptidase yields the protein MRALAPLALTLLIAGCGDGESLLPPDGRLPDGGRYRGDLVNGVLQGEGRIDYPNGSWYAGHFENGLWQGPGEWHAANGDVYKGGFEQGLFHGQGRLTSHNGASYVGHFKLGLRDGEGTQKDKGVLYRGQFKAGQYDGPGRLELEDGSQHQGMFAKGKANGEGSRSDASGNQYSGNFVNGQLQGIGSFTSADGDQYVGHFRNSQIDGKGRYENSDGDVWSGEFKEGALTGKGELIGSDGSRYQGDFDNWRFMGQGQLQLADGTRYVGQFADDTYQGNGVLMSPDGSEQRGIWANGQRVRDAKGKLLPDTLETGLLAQGSLLDKALAAVPASTPATELYTLVVGGDGKQSVFMREADYVSNLLKSRFGAVGQVSLVNHRDHMDDRPMATRESIARAVQTLAQRTGPEDLVFIYLTSHGTQDHELVLDQPRLSLADLPADALAATLAPLKNRDKVVVISACYSGGFIPDLKDERTLIITASRADRVSFGCSEEADFTYFGDALFARALVATDDLQQAFNDAKNYVARRESEDNFEASEPQIWAPKGVLARWQQLRKSQAERALNTALTRTEAKTSTSR from the coding sequence ATGCGCGCGCTTGCTCCACTGGCTTTGACACTCTTGATCGCAGGCTGCGGTGATGGCGAATCACTGCTGCCCCCAGACGGCCGTCTGCCCGACGGCGGACGTTATCGCGGCGATCTGGTCAATGGCGTGTTGCAAGGCGAAGGCCGGATCGACTATCCCAACGGCAGCTGGTACGCCGGGCATTTCGAAAACGGTCTGTGGCAAGGCCCGGGTGAATGGCACGCGGCCAATGGCGATGTGTACAAAGGCGGCTTCGAGCAAGGCCTGTTTCATGGCCAGGGGCGACTGACCAGCCACAACGGCGCAAGCTACGTGGGCCATTTCAAACTCGGACTGCGCGACGGCGAAGGCACACAGAAAGACAAGGGCGTGCTCTATCGTGGCCAGTTCAAGGCAGGCCAGTACGACGGGCCAGGTCGTCTGGAACTGGAAGACGGCAGCCAGCATCAGGGCATGTTCGCCAAAGGCAAGGCCAACGGCGAAGGCTCGCGCAGCGACGCCAGCGGTAATCAATACAGCGGCAATTTCGTCAATGGTCAGTTGCAGGGCATCGGCAGCTTCACCAGCGCGGATGGCGATCAGTATGTCGGCCATTTCCGTAACAGTCAGATTGACGGCAAAGGCCGCTACGAAAACAGCGACGGCGACGTCTGGAGTGGTGAATTCAAGGAAGGCGCACTGACCGGCAAGGGCGAGCTGATCGGCTCCGACGGCAGCCGCTATCAGGGCGACTTTGATAACTGGAGGTTCATGGGCCAGGGTCAGTTGCAACTGGCCGACGGCACCCGCTATGTGGGTCAGTTTGCCGATGACACCTACCAGGGCAACGGCGTGCTGATGTCCCCGGATGGCAGTGAGCAGCGTGGTATCTGGGCCAACGGCCAGCGCGTGCGTGACGCCAAGGGTAAATTGTTGCCTGACACGCTTGAAACAGGGCTGCTGGCGCAGGGGTCGCTGCTGGACAAGGCGCTCGCCGCTGTACCTGCCTCGACGCCCGCCACCGAGCTGTACACCCTGGTCGTGGGTGGCGACGGCAAGCAGAGCGTATTCATGCGCGAAGCGGACTACGTCAGCAACCTGCTGAAATCACGATTCGGCGCCGTCGGGCAAGTCAGCCTGGTCAACCATCGCGATCACATGGATGACCGGCCCATGGCCACCCGCGAGAGCATCGCCCGCGCGGTTCAGACACTCGCGCAACGCACCGGCCCGGAAGATCTGGTATTCATTTACCTGACCAGCCACGGCACCCAGGATCACGAACTGGTGCTCGATCAACCGCGCCTGTCGCTGGCCGATCTGCCCGCCGACGCTCTGGCTGCGACCCTCGCCCCGCTGAAAAACCGCGATAAGGTTGTGGTGATTTCGGCTTGTTATTCCGGCGGTTTCATTCCGGACCTCAAAGACGAGCGCACGCTGATCATCACCGCTTCACGCGCTGACCGGGTGTCATTCGGCTGCTCGGAAGAGGCCGACTTCACGTATTTCGGCGACGCTCTGTTTGCCAGGGCACTGGTCGCAACCGATGACCTGCAACAAGCGTTCAATGATGCAAAAAACTATGTGGCCCGACGCGAGAGCGAAGATAACTTCGAAGCCTCGGAACCACAGATATGGGCCCCGAAAGGAGTCCTGGCGCGCTGGCAGCAATTGCGCAAAAGCCAGGCCGAACGCGCTTTGAACACGGCGTTGACGCGCACGGAAGCGAAGACCTCGACTAGCCGCTAG
- a CDS encoding MaoC family dehydratase, with product MPFVPVTELKQQIGKEPGCSDWLTIDQERINLFAEATGDFQFIHVDPVKAAQSPFGATIAHGFLSLSLIPKLMEGIMVLPEGLKMAVNYGMDSVRFVQPVRVNSRVRLKVQLTEVTEKKPGQWLLKATATLEIEGQDKPAFVAEPLTLCFV from the coding sequence ATGCCTTTTGTTCCTGTTACAGAACTCAAGCAGCAGATCGGCAAGGAACCGGGATGTTCAGACTGGCTGACCATTGACCAGGAACGCATCAACCTGTTCGCAGAAGCTACCGGGGATTTTCAGTTCATCCACGTTGACCCCGTCAAAGCGGCGCAGAGCCCGTTTGGCGCGACCATTGCTCATGGTTTTCTCTCGCTGTCGCTGATCCCCAAACTCATGGAGGGCATCATGGTGTTGCCCGAAGGCCTCAAGATGGCCGTCAACTATGGCATGGACAGCGTGCGTTTCGTGCAGCCGGTGCGGGTCAATTCACGTGTGCGCCTGAAGGTCCAACTGACGGAGGTGACCGAGAAGAAGCCAGGCCAGTGGCTGCTCAAGGCAACGGCCACACTGGAAATCGAGGGTCAGGACAAGCCGGCTTTTGTCGCCGAACCCTTGACCTTGTGTTTCGTGTAA